From the genome of Rhodohalobacter sp. SW132:
ATTGCAGAACCGACCATTCCCCTGTGGCCTGCAACATAAATTTTCTTGTTTTTCATATTGTGGTTACGTAAATGCCTTGATTGAGAGATATTTTAAGTGAGAAAATATAAGGAAGAATCTACCGATCGTTAAATAAAATATTTAATGGAATTGTAAGCCAGATATGTGCCCGGTTGGACTGGTGAGAGAAAACTGCGTTTTCGTGGAATCGTTGAGTGAAAACTGCGTTTTCGTTGAATTGTTTTAGTGTGACCCGATTATAGTGTGAAATCAGGAAAGCACGATAGTATTTGCATGGAGCTTATCAATAATGGCGAAGCTTTAATGAAAATCGATATGATATCTAACAAAACTTTACTGAGTGATTATCCGGGAATTGAATGGAAAAAAGTAATGGGGATGCGAGATATTATTTCGCATCACTACTTCGACTGTTTTCAAAACAGTAGATCCTTTATAAAATGAATGGCATTCACCTTTTAAGGAATGAAACCAGCCCCGTTACGGGGCGGGATATCCTTAGGCCCCATGGGAATGCACAGCACTTCCGTGGGGTATGAGGATGCCTCATTAAAAGAAGCACCGTAGTAGGTTCGGCATCATTCAGGCTCTGGAATGAATCAAAAAAAGCTCTCGAAATCAATAAAATAGAGGTTCTACAGGCATTCTTGTGGGTTATTTTTGTCGGCGAAGGAAATCCCCTCTTGAGAGGGGCATGTGAAGACAAATAACCGCCGGCGGCGGAGGATTTGTCAAACGAGGGTGTGTCCCGGAATGCCAGTATTAAGTAACAAGATGAACCAAATAGCGAACACACCCCTCGTCAGTCAACAAATCACGACAAGTCGTGTTTTTGACTAA
Proteins encoded in this window:
- a CDS encoding HepT-like ribonuclease domain-containing protein, with the translated sequence MKSGKHDSICMELINNGEALMKIDMISNKTLLSDYPGIEWKKVMGMRDIISHHYFDCFQNSRSFIK